The DNA segment TATTTTACTGTCTGTTTaagatgtttattattattttgtttacattaaatctgtttctgaatAAACTTTCAGTGCTGACGTCAGAACTTCTCTGGACATCAAACCGAGGTGAGTAAATTCACCACAGATCTATAATCTCAGATGTCAGTCAGTAAATCACTCTTCAGTTAAACATCGTTATCCTGTTtactgccccctggtggacaTGGAGGAAAGTTTTCTTTTGCGTCTCATTGATAAAGTTTTCACTGCTCAGTTCATCTTGAGtttctgtaacattttacatcttgttggtgttttatctaaagttttacatgtttttctttctgaaccAGAAACTGAAGAGCAAAATGaggctaaaaaataaatgcataatacataaaatcaatgatttaaaatgtattttcctggTTTCCAGtctctccagctgctctgactgTGAGTCCCAGCAGATCTCAGTTCTTTGAATATGAATCAGTGACTCTGACCTGTGAGGATGGAAACATCTCTGATGGAGGAACTGTGAGGAGAAACACAACCAGAGACACCAGAGCTGAATGTGAGGACTGGGGTCAACCAGCGAACTCTTCATGTACTTTAACTGGGCTCGTCCTATTAGACTCTGGTGTGTACTGGTGTGAGTCCACAAATGGATCctcccccagcagcagcagcagcatccagctCTCTGTCTCTGGTAAGATCAGACTGTGGAGTTAGTGTTGCTGTGTGGAAATGGATGAAATGCtgtagtttgtctctgtgttgagRTGGATCAGTGATCCTGCAGAGTCCTGTCCTCCCTGTGATGGAGGGAGATGACgtcactctgagctgcagagcaaaGAGTCCAGCCCACAACCTCCCAGCTGCTTTCTATAAAGATGGCTCCTTCATTGGTGATGGACCATCAGGTCACATGACCCTCCTCCATGTCTCCAGCTCTGATGAAGGCCTCTACCAGTGCAGCATCAGCGGTCAGGATGGAGAGTCTCCATCCAGCTGGatctgggtcaaaggtcagcagctTCTCTGTCTGCTTCAACCTTCATCAGGAGACCAGAaataaattatgactttgaTTCATTTCAGGGAGAATCACCTccactcctcctccttcatcctccactcctcttcctctctccatggtcctctctctctcctctgttggttttctggttttctgtaTCTTGTTGGTGGTTCTGCTGACTCGGCGCCGCTGCAGGAAGCCAGCAGGTAACTCCCCATCAGGTTTCTGCCACCAGCAGCTTCCTGAACTCCTCCTCTGTTTACCTGCTCTGCGTCGTGCTGCCAGtttatataatgtgttttttttatttttagcggCCGGGTTCGGGGGTGGGGCAGCTTCAGGCCTCATCAGAAGTTTTTGGCTGTATATTGTGTTTGTGGTGAAAGTGTGAGAGAAGCTGTGGAGTCGTTTGGCTTCCTGTTCTTGGCTCTACTTTCGTTTGTCACCTCAGAGACACAAACATGATTTAACCCCTGAAGCTTCTGATCTCATCATGTTCGGTTAGAAACGTTTTTATTGAGGTTCTGatgtttaaactgtttaatcagctgcagaatcagaatcagatgAAGTGATTGTAGCTTTCAGTGGCAATCAGCTGCTCTAGATTTTATTCAGTGGCCTAAACAAAGCACATCACGCCTTCAGGTTGTTATTGGTAAagaaactgtgacattttccttctgcttcactGTTAGCTGCTACTTCCTTTAGTTTTCTCCTTCCTCTAATCTGCAGCCAGAGACGCAGCAGTTCTTTATTAGGAGAGCTGCAGACAGGAAGGTTTACATCcggatgctaatgctaatgtagCGATAGCTGCTCAGAAACAGGATATTTCAGCCAGAGAATGACTGTCTAAAATCAAACTGAGGTTGGagctaaaacagaaatgtttgtggCTAANNNNNNNNNNNNNNNNNNNNNNNNNNNNNNNNNNNNNNNNNNNNNNNNNNNNNNNNNNNNNNNNNNNNNNNNNNNNNNNNNNNNNNNNNNNNNNNNNNNNNNNNNNNNNNNNNNNNNNNNNNNNNNNNNNNNNNNNNNNNNNNNNNNNNNNNNNNNNNNNNNNNNNNNNNNNNNNNNNNNNNNNNNNNNNNNNNNNNNNNNNNNNNNNNNNNNNNNNNNNNNNNNNNNNNNNNNNNNNNNNNNNNNNNNNNNNNNNNNNNNNNNNNNNNNNNNNNNNNNNNNNNNNNNNNNNNNNNNNNNNNNNNNNNNNNNNNNNNNNNNNNNNNNNNNNNNNNNNNNNNNNNNNNNNNNNNNNNNNNNNNNNNNNNNNNNNNNNNNNNNNNNNNNNNNNNNNNNNNNNNNNNNNNNNNNNNNNNNNNNNNNNNNNNNNNNNNNNNNNNNNNNNNNNNNNNNNNNNNNNNNNNNNNNNNNNNNNNNNNNNNNNNNNNNNNNNNNNNNNNNNNNNNNNNNNNNNNNNNNNNNNNNNNNNNNNNNNNNNNNNNNNNNNNNNNNNNNNNNNNNNNNNNNNNNNNNNNNNNNNNNNNNNNNNNNNNNNNNNNNNNNNNNNNNNNNNNNNNNNNNNNNNNNNNNNNNNNNNNNNNNNNNNNNNNNNNNNNNNNNNNNNNNNNNNNNNNNNNNNNNNNNNNNNNNNNNNNNNNNNNNNNNNNNNNNNNNNNNNNNNNNNNNNNNNNNNNNNNNNNNNNNNNNNNNNNNNNNNNNNNNNNNNNNNNNNNNNNNNNNNNNNNNNNNNNNNNNNNNNNNNNNNNNNNNNNNNNNNNNNNNNNNNNNNNNNNNNNNNNNNNNNNNNNNNNNNNNNNNNAATGTGGCTCAATGTGGCTCAATGTGGCTAACGTTGAGGCAGAAGAAGGTCACTGAGCTGACGGAGAGTCTCtgttagtttttattacttctgatttcttcatttcttgCTTGAGTTGTTATATTTTGGagaatgtattttcttatttcagaaACTGTCCAGCACTTTTCTTTTGAAGCAGTGGTGACAACTGCTAACTAAAACGTTAGCTGTGCTAATTTGCTAACATGCTAAAGTGCTAATGTCAACCAAGTCGATGAACATCACGATTCCTTTAGCATATCGCCCTGTCAGCTGGTTCTTCTGCTGCGTCGTCTGATTTCTAACCTTACGGTAGGTTTGGGTTCAACCTGTTTGGTTTGCAGACTCAGCAGCTGCTGATCCGTCGGCAGCTGAAGTCACTGAAGCTCCAGACAGAACAGCTTCATCCTCTGCTGCAGGTCAGTTTACGGTTCATTTCCTGTTAGTTTCATAGCCTCTGATCTGAAACCAGCTGATATCAGATAATCAATAACTGATAGATCAGAACCAAatgatgtttcatttatttaccagCAGtgaatgttgtttattttacaatattaatattcagacaagaaaacatgtttgagcTCAAATCTTACATTTAGATGCAggaataatttaacatttaaattctttaaagcagaaaaaacctGTTAATAAAATGAACTTGGAGTTCAGGTTCACAGACACTGAGGTGATTTGGTCAAACTGTCTGATCACTTTCTGCTTTAAGCCTCAAATATAACATATTCATCGTGTTTTATTCTCTAAACTGTTTGGTTTGCAGAAAGAAACTCAGCAGATGATTATTCATCGACACGGAGAAAAACTCCAGAAGCTCCAGAAGCAACGGGTTCGTTAACCTCCTGGTCTGGATCTAAGATGGACATTTAGATCAGAATAGATCCAGATCAGATTAGATCCAGATCAGATTAAATCCAGATCATATTAGATCCAGATCAGATTAAATCCAGATCAGATTANNNNNNNNNNNNNNNNNNNNNNNNNNNNNNNNNNNNNNNNNNNNNNNNNNNNNNNNNNNNNNNNNNNNNNNNNNNNNNNNNNNNNNNNNNNNNNNNNNNNNNNNNNNNNNNNNNNNNNNNNNNNNNNNNNNNNNNNNNNNNNNNNNNNNNNNNNNNNNNNNNNNNNNNNNNNNNNNNNNNNNNNNNNNNNNNNNNNNNNNNNNNNNNNNNNNNNNNNNNNNNNNNNNNNNNNNNNNNNNNNNNNNNNNNNNNNNNNNNNNNNNNNNNNNNNNNNNNNNNNNNNNNNNNNNNNNNNNNNNNNNNNNNNNNNNNNNNNNNNNNNNNNNNNNNNNNNNNNNNNNNNNNNNNNNNNNNNNNNNNNNNNNNNNNNNNNNNNNNNNNNNNNNNNNNNNNNNNNNNNNNNNNNNNNNNNNNNNNNNNNNNNNNNNNNNNNNNNNNNNNNNNNNNNNNNNNNNNNNNNNNNNNNNNNNNNNNNNNNNNNNNNNNNNNNNNNNNNNNNNNNNNNNNNNNNNNNNNNNNNNNNNNNNNNNNNNNNNNNNNNNNNNNNNNNNNNNNNNNNNNNNNNNNNNNNNNNNNNNNNNNNNNNNNNNNNNNNNNNNNNNNNNNNNNNNNNNNNNNNNNNNNNNNNNNNNNNNNNNNNNNNNNNNNNNNNNNNNNNNNNNNNNNNNNNNNNNNNNNNNNNNNNNNNNNNNNNNNNNNNNNNNNNNNNNNNNNNNNNNNNNNNNNNNNNNNNNNNNNNNNNNNNNNNNNNNNNNNNNNNNNNNNNNNNNNNNNNNNNNNNNNNNNNNNNNNNNNNNNNNNNNNNNNNNNNNNNNNNNNNNNNNNNNNNNNNNNNNNNNNNNNNNNNNNNNNNNNNNNNNNNNNNNNNNNNNNNNNNNNNNNNNNNNNNNNNNNNNNNNNNNNNNNNNNNNNNNNNNNNNNNNNNNNNNNNNNNNNNNNNNNNNNNNNNNNNNNNNNNNNNNNNNNNNNNNNNNNNNNNNNNNNNNNNNNNNNNNNNNNNNNNNNNNNNNNNNNNNNNNNNNNNNNNNNNNNNNNNNNNNNNNNNNNNNNNNNNNNNNNNNNNNNNNNNNNNNNNNNNNNNNNNNNNNNNNNNNNNNNNNNNNNNNNNNNNNNNNNNNNNNNNNNNNNNNNNNNNNNNNNNNNNNATCCAGATTAAATCCAGATCAGATTGAATCCAGACCAGATTAAATCCAGAGGAGATTAGATCCAGATTGAATCCAGATCCAGTTCAGTGTTTCTGGTTTCATCTCAGATCAGCTGGTTTCTCCGTCATCCTCTGAACGGTGGCAGCATCTTTGTCTTTCTCTGAGTTTCTTCCAGAACCTCTGATGGTttccaccagaaccagcagctctccacttcctgtcactTCTAGAAACACAGATCTACGTTCTGATCAGGAGCCGTTCCACTGACAGACTCTGTTCTGCTGCAGATCCGGATCCGGGAGCCGTTTACTCATCggtgaggagagagagaggcgtGACGTACGGGACGGTCAGCATCAGGACCGGGAGAGGTGAGGCTGCTGCTCcgggtgacctttgacctctctgcaCCGCCGCCTCACCTTCACTGCATCAGAATCtgatattaattattaaacgcagtgaaatgcaaacatgtttacaaacacaaatcctG comes from the Poecilia reticulata strain Guanapo unplaced genomic scaffold, Guppy_female_1.0+MT scaffold_224, whole genome shotgun sequence genome and includes:
- the LOC103460298 gene encoding low affinity immunoglobulin gamma Fc region receptor II-c-like isoform X2 produces the protein MRGASWLILLTSELLWTSNRVSPAALTVSPSRSQFFEYESVTLTCEDGNISDGGTVRRNTTRDTRAECEDWGQPANSSCTLTGLVLLDSGVYWCESTNGSSPSSSSSIQLSVSVILQSPVLPVMEGDDVTLSCRAKSPAHNLPAAFYKDGSFIGDGPSGHMTLLHVSSSDEGLYQCSISGQDGESPSSWIWVKGRITSTPPPSSSTPLPLSMVLSLSSVGFLVFCILLVVLLTRRRCRKPADSAAADPSAAEVTEAPDRTASSSAAERNSADDYSSTRRKTPEAPEATDPDPGAVYSSVRRERGVTYGTVSIRTGREPAAVPDQHVVYSLLKWRVTQPDPPGPNRTRPTRPAADLTSDL
- the LOC103460298 gene encoding high affinity immunoglobulin gamma Fc receptor I-like isoform X1 gives rise to the protein MRGASWLILLTSELLWTSNRVSPAALTVSPSRSQFFEYESVTLTCEDGNISDGGTVRRNTTRDTRAECEDWGQPANSSCTLTGLVLLDSGVYWCESTNGSSPSSSSSIQLSVSXGSVILQSPVLPVMEGDDVTLSCRAKSPAHNLPAAFYKDGSFIGDGPSGHMTLLHVSSSDEGLYQCSISGQDGESPSSWIWVKGRITSTPPPSSSTPLPLSMVLSLSSVGFLVFCILLVVLLTRRRCRKPADSAAADPSAAEVTEAPDRTASSSAAERNSADDYSSTRRKTPEAPEATDPDPGAVYSSVRRERGVTYGTVSIRTGREPAAVPDQHVVYSLLKWRVTQPDPPGPNRTRPTRPAADLTSDL